One stretch of Tepiditoga spiralis DNA includes these proteins:
- a CDS encoding thiamine-phosphate synthase family protein produces MLIFSGFDPSSGAGLLQDVAITKMFGIKAKSIISANTLQTENEFKKLNFNETLEEFNLFKKFNTIKVGMANSNQLKILRNTYKDAKIIWNPILKTSTNYKIISAEEVINGSKYVDLLIMNSDEAKETGIKEDIIITGGHLNEENIMVTYNNKKFYSKKYNKALHGTGCVFSTLIASHIHLGYTIEEAIKMSLKYIDMFIKNSNTYVETEEHTMQWHRKYIIDTLWEIKDKIILLGKYTIPEVGQNIVYALPNATEQEHVGKFPGRIHKLGNEINFIHEPAFFGTSHMARAVIATMKYFPWIRSAMNVIYNPEFIKKAKEKGYSVYHLDRYKEPEELRKIEGLSIPYGLSDIYNETNKPVDFVWDEGFPGKEAMIRVFGRDPKEIINKVKDVVFND; encoded by the coding sequence ATGTTAATATTTTCAGGATTTGATCCATCATCAGGTGCAGGACTCTTACAAGATGTTGCAATAACAAAAATGTTTGGAATAAAAGCCAAATCAATTATTTCAGCAAATACATTACAAACAGAAAATGAATTTAAAAAACTTAATTTTAATGAAACACTTGAAGAATTTAATTTATTTAAAAAATTCAATACTATAAAAGTAGGAATGGCAAATTCAAATCAATTAAAAATATTGAGAAATACGTATAAAGATGCAAAAATAATTTGGAATCCTATTTTAAAAACGAGTACTAATTATAAAATAATTTCTGCTGAAGAGGTTATTAATGGTTCAAAATATGTAGATCTTTTAATTATGAATTCAGACGAAGCTAAAGAAACAGGAATAAAAGAAGATATCATAATAACGGGTGGACATTTAAATGAAGAAAATATTATGGTTACTTATAACAATAAGAAATTTTATTCTAAAAAATATAATAAGGCTCTTCACGGAACAGGGTGTGTATTTTCAACCTTAATAGCTTCTCATATACATTTAGGATACACTATTGAAGAAGCAATAAAAATGTCTTTAAAGTATATAGATATGTTTATAAAGAATTCTAATACTTATGTTGAAACTGAAGAACATACAATGCAATGGCATAGAAAGTATATAATAGATACTTTATGGGAAATAAAAGATAAAATAATTCTTTTAGGAAAGTATACAATTCCAGAAGTTGGACAAAATATAGTATATGCATTACCAAATGCAACAGAACAAGAACATGTAGGGAAATTTCCTGGAAGAATACATAAATTGGGAAATGAAATTAATTTTATACATGAACCAGCATTTTTTGGAACAAGTCATATGGCTAGAGCTGTAATTGCAACTATGAAATATTTTCCTTGGATAAGATCTGCCATGAATGTTATTTATAATCCTGAATTTATAAAAAAAGCAAAAGAAAAAGGATATTCCGTTTATCATTTAGATCGCTATAAAGAACCTGAAGAATTAAGAAAAATAGAAGGATTATCAATTCCATATGGATTATCTGATATTTATAATGAAACAAATAAACCTGTTGACTTTGTTTGGGATGAAGGGTTTCCAGGAAAAGAAGCTATGATACGTGTGTTTGGTAGAGATCCTAAAGAAATAATAAATAAAGTTAAAGACGTGGTATTCAATGATTGA
- a CDS encoding flavodoxin family protein yields the protein MKIIAINSSRRKGNTYRLLKNVFVELFKINIEVEIINLGDYNIHPCSGCELCIKKDICPHKDDVENIINKLKNADGVIISSPVYIENVSGTLKTLFDRLCKWYHRPTMIGKPVLIISTTAGSGLKSTMNYIEKVAVSWGMKPCGKIGRKISDKNLIKNKEIKEFISTLKNNSRNKVTLNRAIRFQIQKVVANNLLEIDKNYWAKNNLNDKDYFYDAKMGLLTKLISKQFGKFLTKKILENKEKVKNKKQTIAN from the coding sequence ATGAAAATAATTGCAATTAACTCAAGTAGAAGAAAAGGTAATACATATAGATTATTAAAAAATGTTTTTGTGGAACTTTTTAAAATAAATATTGAAGTAGAAATCATAAATCTTGGAGATTATAATATTCATCCATGTTCGGGGTGTGAACTGTGTATAAAAAAAGATATATGTCCACATAAAGATGATGTAGAAAATATAATCAATAAATTAAAAAATGCTGATGGAGTGATTATTAGCAGTCCTGTTTATATTGAAAATGTATCTGGAACATTAAAAACATTATTTGATAGATTATGTAAGTGGTATCATAGACCAACTATGATAGGTAAACCCGTTTTAATAATTTCAACAACTGCAGGAAGTGGCTTGAAATCAACCATGAATTATATAGAAAAAGTAGCAGTATCTTGGGGAATGAAACCATGTGGGAAAATAGGTAGAAAAATTTCAGATAAAAACTTAATAAAAAACAAAGAAATAAAAGAATTTATTTCAACATTAAAAAATAATTCAAGGAATAAAGTTACCTTAAATAGAGCTATTAGATTTCAAATACAAAAAGTTGTTGCAAATAATCTTTTAGAAATAGATAAAAATTATTGGGCAAAAAATAATTTGAATGATAAAGACTATTTTTATGATGCTAAAATGGGTCTATTAACTAAACTTATATCTAAACAATTTGGAAAATTTTTAACAAAAAAAATATTGGAAAACAAAGAAAAGGTAAAAAATAAAAAACAAACAATTGCTAATTAG
- a CDS encoding ThiF family adenylyltransferase: protein MIDIEYFDRQLKYIGLNKMKEIFNTKISIKDDLSQKILKNCGFNIIDLEENTHGFTIKLIENNITVSFNKYKEIEKTVDIPKEICSALISTLIVSNLLFNTKQISIPHFKFNLEAKNAVVIGAGGLGNPVSYVLNKNKIPFCIIDKDIVEKSNLSRQFLFDKKDIKKYKSKAIKDKLNYCIESKEIELTEKNLDILNKYEIIYSCVDNLKTRYILSDFCKKNNKTFIDSGVAGSICTIYKNIDLNKIMNTDDKNALNTCNTGILPTTAILGGFLQAYSLNNNFSMIFVDFSIGKVLSVKNIN, encoded by the coding sequence ATGATTGATATTGAATATTTTGATCGCCAATTAAAGTATATTGGTTTAAATAAGATGAAAGAAATATTTAATACTAAAATAAGTATAAAAGATGATTTATCTCAAAAAATATTAAAAAATTGTGGATTTAACATTATAGATTTAGAAGAAAACACACATGGATTTACAATTAAATTAATAGAAAATAATATAACAGTGTCTTTTAACAAATACAAAGAAATAGAAAAAACTGTAGATATTCCAAAAGAAATCTGTTCAGCATTGATTTCAACTTTAATAGTATCCAATTTACTTTTTAATACTAAACAAATATCAATACCACATTTTAAATTTAATTTAGAAGCAAAAAATGCAGTAGTAATTGGAGCAGGTGGACTTGGAAATCCAGTTTCTTATGTATTAAATAAAAATAAAATACCTTTTTGTATAATAGATAAAGATATTGTTGAAAAATCTAATTTATCCAGACAATTTTTATTTGATAAAAAAGATATAAAAAAGTATAAATCAAAAGCAATAAAAGATAAATTAAATTATTGTATTGAATCAAAAGAAATAGAATTAACAGAAAAAAATTTAGATATATTAAATAAATACGAAATCATATATTCGTGTGTAGATAATTTGAAAACAAGATACATATTGTCTGATTTTTGTAAAAAGAACAATAAAACATTCATTGATAGTGGAGTTGCTGGTAGCATATGTACAATATATAAAAATATTGATCTAAATAAAATTATGAATACAGATGATAAAAATGCATTGAACACTTGTAATACAGGCATATTACCAACAACAGCAATATTAGGAGGATTTTTACAAGCCTATTCCTTAAATAATAATTTTTCTATGATTTTTGTAGATTTCAGTATTGGAAAAGTTTTATCTGTAAAAAATATAAATTAA
- a CDS encoding metallophosphoesterase family protein — translation MKSVKIAIFTDIHGNLPALDSILNKIKNENYDFIYNLGDTIAIGPFSKECIDKISKIKNLKMVKGNHEDYFLSNMNPVPQNMSKGEIIHQKWVIEQLNNENKEFLKSLPYTINENFYGVNLFFTHYARKNNKFKKLNNDYNLLNELFENNNSDIIFYGHNHCFSDIKINKTRYINPGSLGCTKSSFTTFTSIEIYKNKEIKVTHHKIFYNKNYVLKELTNREVPERNFIKKVFFNS, via the coding sequence GTGAAAAGTGTTAAAATAGCTATATTTACAGATATTCATGGTAATCTACCAGCATTAGATTCCATTTTAAATAAAATAAAAAATGAAAATTATGACTTTATTTATAATCTCGGAGATACTATTGCTATAGGTCCATTTTCAAAAGAATGTATTGATAAAATTTCTAAAATAAAAAATTTAAAAATGGTAAAGGGTAATCATGAAGATTATTTTTTAAGTAACATGAATCCAGTTCCACAAAACATGTCTAAAGGAGAAATAATTCATCAAAAATGGGTAATTGAACAATTAAATAACGAAAACAAAGAATTTTTAAAAAGTTTACCTTATACTATAAATGAAAATTTTTATGGAGTAAATCTTTTCTTTACTCATTATGCTCGTAAAAATAATAAATTTAAAAAATTAAATAATGATTATAATTTACTAAATGAATTATTTGAAAATAATAATTCAGATATTATTTTTTATGGACATAATCATTGTTTTTCTGATATTAAAATAAATAAAACAAGATATATAAATCCAGGCTCGCTTGGATGTACTAAAAGTAGTTTTACAACATTTACATCAATTGAAATCTATAAAAACAAAGAAATTAAAGTTACACATCATAAAATTTTTTATAACAAAAATTATGTATTAAAAGAATTAACAAATAGAGAAGTTCCAGAAAGAAATTTTATAAAAAAAGTTTTTTTTAATTCATAA
- a CDS encoding FeoA family protein gives MPLSFARKGIFYVKKINVGKFGKRKLSKMAIIEGIKIEVLFENFGGPIPIIVKNAKYAIGHGIASKIEVVEA, from the coding sequence ATGCCGCTTTCTTTTGCTCGAAAAGGAATTTTTTATGTAAAAAAAATAAATGTTGGAAAATTTGGAAAAAGAAAATTATCAAAAATGGCTATAATTGAAGGAATAAAGATTGAAGTTCTTTTTGAGAATTTTGGAGGACCCATTCCAATAATTGTAAAAAATGCCAAATATGCAATAGGACATGGAATAGCCAGTAAAATAGAAGTTGTTGAAGCTTAA
- the feoB gene encoding ferrous iron transport protein B — translation MSKIALCGNPNSGKTSIFNALTGTRQHVGNWPGVTVEKKEGHYTYNQEKIKVVDLPGTYCLTANSIDERIARNFIVEEMPDTTIVIIDQTNIERNLYLVTEILEMRKNVILVFNMSDEAEKLGIKIDYNGLKKEFGVPIIKTIATKKEGLNELKSEIKRMEKNIKKPNKIEYSQKFEIFVQKIENELLNAGVKKGDLRWKTLKLIEGDIEIRENINSGTLTKIDLIISELQRAFKNDPGIVVSEERYKYIAKIVKKYVKRPKETIRLSDKIDKIITSKLFGLPIFAFIMWLMFQLTYSLGNIFLDMIDGWFGTFAENISAAMQTAGINSLFTSFVTDGLIGGVGSVLVFVPNIFFLFLFISFLGDIGYMSRAAFVMDRIMSSIGLNGKAFIPMVLGFGCSIPAIMATRTLESKKDRIITTLVVPFMSCSARYPVYLIFASIFFPKHAGTVIFSMYMIGIVIAIISSKIFSKKLFNEENTSFIMELPPYRLPTFTETLGEALKRTWLFIKKAGTFIFAAVIIIWIMASLPSGVEYAGENSFIGIIGKIIAPIFKPLGFGFWQVAVAILFGFLAKEVVVGTLGTLFGGEELLSNVLPQYFNAASAFSLMVFVLLYFPCIAAIGAMKREIGKKWTLFQILFSTGIAYITALIAYRIGLFFI, via the coding sequence ATGAGTAAAATTGCACTTTGTGGAAATCCAAATAGTGGAAAAACATCAATATTTAATGCGCTTACTGGAACTAGACAACATGTAGGCAATTGGCCTGGAGTTACCGTAGAAAAAAAAGAAGGTCATTATACATATAATCAAGAAAAAATTAAAGTTGTTGACTTACCTGGTACCTATTGCTTAACGGCAAATTCAATTGATGAAAGAATTGCAAGAAATTTTATTGTAGAAGAAATGCCTGATACGACAATAGTAATAATTGACCAAACTAATATTGAAAGAAATTTATATTTAGTTACAGAAATACTTGAAATGAGAAAAAATGTAATTCTTGTTTTTAATATGTCAGATGAAGCTGAAAAACTTGGAATAAAAATAGATTATAATGGTTTAAAAAAAGAATTTGGTGTTCCTATTATAAAAACAATAGCTACTAAAAAAGAAGGGTTAAATGAACTCAAATCAGAAATAAAAAGAATGGAAAAAAACATTAAAAAACCTAATAAAATTGAATATAGTCAAAAATTTGAAATCTTTGTTCAAAAAATAGAAAATGAACTTTTAAATGCTGGAGTCAAAAAAGGTGATTTAAGATGGAAAACATTAAAATTAATAGAAGGAGATATTGAAATAAGAGAAAATATAAATTCGGGAACTCTAACAAAAATAGATTTAATTATAAGTGAATTACAAAGAGCTTTTAAAAATGATCCAGGAATAGTAGTATCTGAAGAAAGATATAAATATATAGCAAAAATAGTTAAAAAATATGTAAAAAGGCCAAAAGAAACTATAAGATTATCTGATAAAATAGATAAAATAATAACTAGTAAACTTTTTGGATTACCAATTTTTGCATTTATTATGTGGTTAATGTTTCAACTAACTTATTCATTAGGAAATATATTTTTAGATATGATAGATGGATGGTTTGGTACTTTTGCAGAAAATATAAGTGCTGCTATGCAAACTGCAGGTATTAATAGTTTATTTACTTCTTTTGTTACTGATGGATTAATTGGTGGAGTTGGAAGTGTTTTAGTTTTTGTTCCAAATATATTTTTCTTATTTCTTTTTATATCATTTTTGGGAGATATTGGATATATGTCAAGAGCAGCTTTTGTTATGGACAGGATAATGTCATCAATTGGATTAAATGGAAAAGCTTTTATTCCAATGGTTTTAGGTTTTGGATGCTCTATTCCAGCAATTATGGCAACACGAACTTTAGAGTCTAAAAAAGATCGAATAATAACGACACTTGTTGTTCCATTTATGTCTTGTAGTGCTCGATATCCAGTTTATCTTATTTTTGCCAGTATATTTTTTCCAAAACATGCAGGAACAGTTATTTTTTCTATGTATATGATTGGTATAGTTATAGCAATTATTTCATCTAAAATATTCAGTAAAAAATTATTTAATGAAGAAAATACAAGTTTTATAATGGAATTACCTCCTTATAGACTACCAACATTTACTGAAACATTAGGTGAAGCTTTAAAAAGAACTTGGTTATTTATAAAAAAGGCAGGAACATTTATTTTTGCAGCAGTAATAATTATTTGGATAATGGCTTCATTACCCTCTGGAGTAGAGTATGCTGGTGAAAATAGTTTTATTGGAATAATTGGTAAAATAATTGCACCTATATTTAAACCTTTAGGTTTTGGATTTTGGCAAGTTGCTGTTGCAATACTCTTTGGATTCTTGGCTAAAGAAGTAGTTGTAGGTACTTTAGGAACTTTATTTGGAGGAGAAGAATTGCTTTCAAATGTACTACCTCAATATTTTAATGCTGCAAGTGCTTTTTCATTGATGGTTTTTGTTTTATTGTATTTTCCTTGTATTGCAGCAATCGGTGCAATGAAAAGAGAAATAGGGAAAAAATGGACACTGTTTCAAATTTTATTTTCTACTGGTATAGCTTATATTACAGCTTTAATTGCATATAGGATAGGACTTTTTTTTATTTAA
- a CDS encoding DtxR family transcriptional regulator yields MVLSESSENYLIAIYEKELNENITRIKDLTKILKVKHSSVIEAIKKLKLAEYVNYEKRGYIKLTQKGICKAQNIYKNRVAIRSFLINVLNLDPVEAQDISCKMEHFKSKKLIKTMESLEHFFDENKQIKKQYIDFTIKWLRNISEVNLTLEQIKIGNKVKVVEVIGDEATKKKLMVMGITSGVEIEVKEIAPLGDPIKLKVRGYNLSLRKSEAKNIIVSK; encoded by the coding sequence ATGGTTTTAAGTGAAAGTTCAGAAAATTATTTAATTGCAATATATGAAAAAGAATTAAATGAAAATATAACTAGAATAAAAGATTTAACAAAAATATTAAAAGTTAAACATAGTTCAGTGATAGAGGCAATAAAAAAATTAAAACTGGCAGAATATGTAAATTATGAAAAACGTGGATATATAAAATTAACCCAAAAGGGAATTTGTAAAGCTCAAAATATTTATAAAAATAGAGTTGCAATTAGGAGCTTTTTAATAAATGTTTTAAATTTAGACCCTGTAGAAGCTCAAGATATTTCTTGTAAAATGGAACATTTTAAGTCAAAAAAATTAATAAAAACAATGGAATCACTTGAACATTTTTTTGACGAAAATAAACAAATAAAAAAACAGTATATAGATTTTACAATAAAATGGTTAAGAAATATATCAGAAGTCAATTTAACTTTAGAACAAATTAAAATTGGAAATAAAGTAAAAGTTGTAGAAGTTATAGGCGATGAAGCTACAAAAAAGAAATTGATGGTAATGGGAATAACTTCTGGTGTAGAAATTGAAGTAAAAGAAATAGCACCACTTGGCGATCCAATTAAATTAAAAGTTAGAGGGTATAATTTAAGTTTAAGAAAGAGTGAAGCAAAAAATATTATTGTCAGTAAATAA
- a CDS encoding Rpn family recombination-promoting nuclease/putative transposase: protein MNINPLVDFAFKVIFGSEKNKDILIDFLNALLKEENKKIESLDILNPYTEKTAINDKLSILDIKAKLDNGTYVNIEVQLINEKNMIKRTLYYWGKMYTEQLKKGKSYISLERTITINILNFNLLKTKKYHSIYRLKDIKENTELTDVMEVHFVELPKIETEEANLNDKLIEWLLFLKEPENTNMEVITMKNKEIKKAMTVLEFINSDRIAKELYEAREKELMDKIDQQLYAEEVGMKKGFQKGLKKGIEKGIEKGIEKGIEKGIKQEKLIISKKLLKKKFGNKIDNLISKLDTLSIEKLDEIISNIFDLTIEDLEKKF from the coding sequence ATGAATATAAATCCATTAGTAGACTTTGCATTTAAAGTAATATTTGGAAGTGAAAAAAACAAAGACATATTAATAGATTTTTTAAATGCTTTATTAAAAGAAGAAAATAAAAAAATAGAGAGTTTAGATATATTAAATCCATACACAGAAAAAACTGCAATAAATGATAAGTTATCCATATTGGATATAAAAGCAAAATTAGATAATGGAACATATGTAAATATTGAAGTACAATTAATAAATGAAAAAAATATGATAAAGAGAACTTTATATTATTGGGGAAAAATGTATACAGAACAATTAAAAAAAGGCAAGAGCTATATAAGTTTAGAAAGAACAATAACAATAAACATTTTAAACTTTAATTTATTAAAAACAAAAAAATACCATAGCATATATAGATTAAAAGACATAAAAGAAAATACAGAATTAACCGATGTAATGGAAGTACATTTTGTTGAACTACCAAAAATAGAAACAGAAGAAGCAAACTTAAATGATAAATTAATTGAATGGTTATTGTTCTTAAAAGAACCAGAAAATACAAACATGGAGGTGATAACCATGAAGAATAAAGAAATTAAAAAAGCAATGACTGTATTAGAATTTATAAATTCAGATAGAATAGCAAAAGAATTATATGAAGCAAGAGAAAAAGAATTAATGGATAAGATAGATCAACAATTATATGCAGAAGAAGTTGGAATGAAAAAAGGTTTTCAAAAAGGTTTAAAGAAAGGGATTGAGAAAGGGATCGAGAAAGGGATCGAGAAAGGGATCGAGAAAGGGATAAAACAAGAAAAATTAATAATTTCAAAAAAACTTTTAAAAAAGAAATTTGGGAATAAAATAGATAATTTAATATCAAAATTAGATACATTATCCATTGAAAAATTAGATGAAATAATATCTAATATTTTTGATTTAACAATCGAAGATTTAGAAAAAAAGTTTTAA
- a CDS encoding DUF2325 domain-containing protein — translation MCVAIIGGIKGIENKYKTLLKKHGIKKYKIFNTMVPDFQKKIKNVDALILFTNTVSHKLSTVSSKICKKNNICIKRTHSSSLNKLDEKIKEIKLKLNNKHK, via the coding sequence ATGTGTGTTGCAATAATTGGAGGTATAAAAGGAATAGAAAATAAATACAAAACTCTTTTGAAAAAACATGGAATAAAAAAGTATAAAATTTTTAATACGATGGTTCCAGATTTTCAAAAAAAAATTAAAAATGTAGATGCTTTAATTCTTTTTACTAATACAGTAAGTCATAAATTATCTACTGTTTCATCCAAAATTTGTAAAAAAAATAATATATGTATTAAACGAACACACTCCAGTAGTTTAAATAAATTAGATGAAAAAATAAAAGAAATAAAGTTAAAATTAAACAATAAACACAAGTAG
- the thiC gene encoding phosphomethylpyrimidine synthase ThiC produces MTQYEQAIKGEITSEMIKAAIYEKCDPELIRKRIANGTAVLPKNKKHDIKMHRVVGKGFFTKVNINIGTSQGYMNIEEELKKLKISEKYGADSIMDLSTWGNLKEIRRRIIQNSNIMVGTVPVYDAASKAFQNNKKVIDFEVNDFMQMVKDHAEEGVDFMTIHAGITKTTIEKLKRTNRIAKIVSRGGSIIAGWMLKNSKENPFYEHFDEVLKICKEYDVTISLGDGLRPGSLHDATDDLQIDELLRLGELVDKCRNYGVQVMVEGPGHVPLDEIETNMIIQKKLCKNAPFYVLGPIVTDIAPGYDHITSAIGGALAASKGADFLCAVTPAEHLRLPTIEDIKEGLIATKIAAHSADIVKNKKVMEFDNQMSIARSKFDWERQFEYALDPDKAKEFYNERKAEDKKMCSMCGPLCAMKITEDYLNEGNVEKLLIE; encoded by the coding sequence TAATAAGAAAAAGAATAGCAAATGGAACGGCTGTATTACCCAAAAATAAAAAACACGATATTAAAATGCATAGAGTTGTTGGAAAAGGTTTTTTTACTAAAGTAAATATTAATATAGGAACATCACAGGGATATATGAATATAGAAGAAGAACTAAAAAAATTAAAAATATCAGAAAAATATGGAGCAGATTCAATAATGGATTTATCTACTTGGGGTAATTTAAAGGAAATAAGAAGAAGAATTATTCAAAATTCTAATATAATGGTTGGTACTGTTCCAGTATATGATGCAGCTTCAAAGGCATTTCAAAATAACAAAAAAGTTATTGACTTTGAAGTAAATGATTTTATGCAAATGGTAAAGGATCACGCCGAAGAAGGTGTTGACTTTATGACTATACATGCTGGAATTACAAAAACAACAATTGAAAAACTAAAAAGAACGAATAGAATAGCAAAAATAGTTTCAAGAGGAGGATCAATAATAGCTGGATGGATGTTAAAAAATTCTAAAGAAAATCCTTTTTATGAACATTTTGACGAAGTTTTAAAAATATGTAAAGAATATGATGTAACAATTAGTTTGGGTGATGGATTGAGACCAGGATCTTTACATGATGCGACTGATGATTTGCAAATTGATGAACTTTTAAGGCTTGGAGAACTTGTTGATAAATGTAGAAATTATGGAGTACAAGTTATGGTAGAAGGGCCAGGACATGTTCCACTCGATGAAATAGAAACAAATATGATTATACAAAAAAAATTGTGTAAAAATGCTCCATTTTATGTTTTAGGTCCTATAGTTACTGATATAGCACCTGGTTATGATCATATAACTTCTGCTATTGGAGGAGCTTTAGCAGCTTCAAAAGGTGCAGATTTTTTATGTGCTGTAACGCCAGCAGAACATCTAAGATTACCAACAATAGAAGATATTAAAGAAGGATTGATAGCAACTAAAATTGCAGCTCATTCAGCAGATATAGTAAAAAATAAAAAGGTTATGGAATTTGATAATCAAATGAGTATAGCAAGATCTAAATTTGATTGGGAAAGGCAATTTGAATATGCATTAGATCCAGATAAAGCAAAAGAATTTTATAATGAAAGAAAAGCTGAGGATAAAAAAATGTGCTCTATGTGTGGTCCACTTTGTGCAATGAAAATAACAGAAGATTATTTAAATGAAGGAAATGTTGAAAAATTATTAATAGAATAG
- a CDS encoding alpha/beta fold hydrolase — MLTTEFTFKGKDGKSINAVKWEPKLNNNPKIIIQISHGMAEHKDRYSDFAKILINQGMVVYANDHRGHGKTAKNEDELGYFDDNNGWDKVVEDMHELTLKIKNDYPETPIVLLGHSMGSFLTRTYIQKFGNEINGVILSGTTYSSNLKTTFGLIVTKREIKKIGKKGKSYKLDKLSFGSFNKQFQPNKTEFDWLSRDEENVKKYIDDPHCGFVCTAGFFKDLLYGISIINNIEYVKNTPKELPIFIISGEKDPVGENTKGVLKVLNLFKKAGLKNVKHKFYKDARHEILNEINKNEVYSDIINWLNSEILKKNKVLS; from the coding sequence ATGTTAACTACCGAATTTACTTTTAAGGGAAAAGATGGGAAAAGTATTAATGCTGTAAAGTGGGAACCAAAACTGAATAATAACCCAAAGATTATTATTCAAATTTCTCATGGAATGGCTGAACACAAGGATAGATATTCTGACTTTGCAAAAATATTGATTAATCAAGGTATGGTCGTTTATGCAAATGATCATAGAGGTCATGGCAAAACAGCAAAAAATGAAGATGAACTTGGTTATTTCGATGATAATAATGGTTGGGATAAAGTCGTTGAAGATATGCATGAATTGACTTTAAAGATTAAAAATGATTATCCAGAAACTCCTATTGTTTTATTAGGTCATAGTATGGGATCATTTTTAACTAGAACTTATATTCAAAAATTTGGAAATGAAATAAATGGAGTAATTTTATCTGGAACAACTTATAGTTCTAATTTAAAAACAACCTTTGGTCTTATCGTTACAAAAAGAGAAATCAAAAAAATTGGAAAAAAAGGAAAAAGTTATAAACTTGATAAACTTTCTTTTGGAAGCTTTAATAAGCAATTCCAACCAAACAAAACTGAATTTGATTGGTTGAGTAGAGATGAAGAAAATGTAAAAAAATATATTGATGATCCACATTGTGGATTTGTTTGTACAGCAGGTTTTTTTAAAGATTTATTGTATGGAATATCTATAATAAATAATATAGAATATGTAAAAAACACGCCAAAAGAATTACCTATTTTTATTATTTCCGGTGAAAAAGATCCAGTTGGAGAAAACACAAAAGGTGTTTTAAAGGTATTAAACTTGTTCAAAAAAGCTGGATTAAAAAATGTAAAACATAAATTTTATAAAGATGCAAGACATGAAATTTTAAATGAAATTAATAAAAATGAAGTTTATTCCGATATAATAAACTGGCTTAATTCTGAAATTTTAAAAAAAAATAAAGTTTTATCGTAA
- a CDS encoding FeoA family protein codes for MILSKCKPGTVGTVVKLNGTMHLNQRLTSMGITSGIKIEVKKTAPLGDPVELKVRGYNLSLRKSEANIIEIDIGDGF; via the coding sequence ATGATATTAAGTAAATGCAAACCAGGAACTGTAGGAACAGTAGTAAAATTAAATGGTACAATGCATTTAAATCAAAGATTGACCAGTATGGGAATAACTTCTGGAATAAAGATTGAAGTAAAGAAAACTGCACCACTTGGTGATCCTGTTGAATTAAAAGTTAGAGGATATAATTTAAGTTTAAGAAAGAGTGAAGCAAATATAATAGAAATAGATATTGGAGATGGTTTTTGA